One Epinephelus fuscoguttatus linkage group LG10, E.fuscoguttatus.final_Chr_v1 genomic window carries:
- the LOC125896166 gene encoding putative nuclease HARBI1, with protein MACPFLQEVVDEEALVLRRAFRRERVFRDRANPLAFPDDHLHERYRFSADGIRYLCRLLGPRIQHHTARSHALSVEQMVCVALHFFASGGFLYSVGDAENLAKATICRVVRSVCLALKSLSGVFISFPGHRRLSDIKEDFYRIAGFPNVIGALDCTHIRIKSPSGAHEGDFVNRKSFHSINVQMVCNADYLISNVVAKWPGSVHDSRIFRSSAVYRRLSQGEFSGVLLGDRGYACEPFCLTPYADPQEASPDRACDITVACAVLHNVACLRKERAPRVPSDVDWDNPAIFPDDDSGNRTQVCKRNRGGRRYRRKHEERAGDRRRVPEREDERVKQQQQQQWQRRGRRRVAP; from the exons ATGGCGTGTCCATTCCTGCAAGAGGTTGTGGATGAAGAAGCTCTTGTGCTCAGGAGAGCCTTCAGGCGGGAGAGGGTCTTCAGGGACAGGGCGAACCCATTGGCCTTCCCTGATGACCACCTACACGAAAGATATAGGTTTTCTGCAGATGGCATCCGATATCTGTGCAGACTGCTGGGTCCCAGGATCCAACACCACACAGCACGGAGCCATGCGCTGAGTGTTGAGCAAATGGTGTGTGTGGCCTTGCACTTCTTTGCAAGTGGGGGCTTCCTGTACTCAGTGGGGGATGCTGAAAACCTGGCCAAGGCCACAATTTGCCGTGTGGTGCGTAGTGTCTGTCTAGCCCTCAAATCACTATCAGGTGTCTTCATCTCCTTCCCTGGACACAGAAGACTCAGTGACATCAAAGAGGATTTTTATAGGATTGCAG GTTTCCCCAATGTCATTGGTGCACTTGACTGCACCCATATCAGAATAAAATCCCCCTCAGGTGCCCATGAGGGAGATTTTGTGAACAGGAAATCCTTTCACAGCATTAATGTTCAG ATGGTCTGCAATGCTGACTACCTGATCAGCAATGTTGTGGCAAAGTGGCCTGGCTCAGTCCATGACTCACGAATCTTTCGGTCCTCTGCAGTCTATCGGCGCCTGTCACAAG GTGAATTCTCTGGTGTGCTGCTGGGGGACAGAGGCTATGCCTGCGAGCCTTTTTGCCTCACACCCTACGCAGACCCTCAGGAAGCAAGTCCAGACAGAGCATGCGATATTACTGTGGCCTGTGCTGTCCTCCACAATGTGGCCTGCCTGAGGAAGGAGAGGGCCCCCAGAGTGCCATCAGATGTGGACTGGGACAATCCGGCCATCTTCCCGGATGACGACAGTG GCAATCGGACACAGGTGTGCAAGAGAAATAGAGGGGGAAGACGCTACAGGAGAAAGCACGAGGAACGAGCCGGAGACAGACGAAGAGTACCGGAGCGAGAGGACGAGAgggtgaagcagcagcagcagcagcagtggcaacgGAGGGGCCGACGACGCGTAGCCCCTTGA